The Schizosaccharomyces pombe strain 972h- genome assembly, chromosome: I genome contains a region encoding:
- the ppk18 gene encoding serine/threonine protein kinase Ppk18 — protein MVMQERNSNEDNKVNHGIDNIYVLELDLDGSVLFASTNFSQITGISSLELTGKPAALLSSDQEIFNAAIEQLLDDDSHSVKIHTVISKLPSLEENVFVQDEEMELQSKSVELDCVGVLIRDPLTSRPSHTLWVLQPLKPTRITRQEIGQQLTETLGFGAQLLAQHLEKLQTVPSTDSLPPFETVLCRVCDHEIQNWYFEHHTELCLLIHHAEARAQEANDLLNEQRNALQSLLDSLDDQIEPDVSYLGVPLAAVLPSSITSSAKSNSRSSLSQKIRNYISNMLFDAISYTDSCLAIHLPFIPESTTREDNQPFSEIRLLSPASEVFNAKTLSWCLPHIDDPGLQLMFENTDALVKKKLDAINRLSNIIYYSERVRCEIEDQVQTIIEQSIQVDGYDEPLSTTTPTLIEPIQETLMTQSPIIECEPFNTVKPSVSPEEVHDISQFNHRNDPPITAASVDSSNSFSVHRSSTNHSSTNSGSPNLSRRNNLAIPIASRRKSVSAVNTLYGVGSSYTSESFPFSKLTVPVERNSFRETESPKPFLSRQIGISTLSSNISSGKGTPSIQDYEIIKPISKGTFGTVYLSRKNTTGEIYAIKVLRKVDMISKNQVANVKAERAVLMAQEESAFVAKLYYAFQSRDYLYLVMEFMNGGDCASLLKSLYTIPESWAKIYIAEVALGLEHLHRLGIIHRDIKPDNILMSITGHLKLADFGLSQLGLTTRQLRLQKGKNNILSPPSFQSPTALGDPGDNIASSPLILPTSVSAFSYDEKSQKQKTELATFTTYKEDDTTTTTRTSIDSISSKYLESPVDSQKVNRTPNLQSVPFFRQPDAPKRFVGTPDYLAPETLRGSTQDDMVDWWALGCVLFEFLFGYPPFHAETPEKVFENILANNIAWPDLEMYPCSEEALDLINGFLQPNPERRLGFSDINEIKEHPFFNGINWDDIFSHEAPFIPAPETPLDTAYFDSRGAGAAESNMSSSVNSGEEVSKDNNVSQERGSQFLRSSHGRSRERSTSARRSRRFSEANSEFDEFGPFSYKNLSVLERANRNAIEKIRSEIAGKLHISPPDPHIGYTPGSDMPSAKLYDQQLTLSPSLMTNQGSNFSSTDSTPRKSINSSDVESRSKTDGPKSMHDLIKQLHMRKHSSHTNQSTGSSESDDLFNLDLPISNLETSYPFKIEEGQASPLSSPLSKTPPFFSSSVPLKALICVSKLNLFSELIKLLKSYKFQVSIVTDEDKMLRTLMADEKFSIIFLQLDLTRVSGVSILKIVRSSNCANRNTPAIALTPTRIDINAAIPRMFDGRLYLPINAFLLRGYIARLCNK, from the exons ATGGTAATGCAAGAACGCAATTCCAACGAGGATAACAAAGTAAATCACGGAATAGACAACATTTATGTCTTGGAGTTAGATTTAGACGGATCTGTGCTGTTTGCAAGTACAAACTTCTCACAGATTACCGG AATTAGTTCGTTAGAACTTACTGGCAAACCTGCAGCTCTTCTGTCATCCGACCAGGAGATATTCAACGCAGCCATTGAACAGCTTCTTGACGATGACTCCCACAGTGTTAAAATTCATACCGTGATTTCGAAGCTGCCCTCCTTGGAGGAAAATGTCTTTGTTCAGGATGAGGAAATGGAGCTGCAATCAAAGTCTGTCGAATTGGATTGCGTTGGTGTCCTCATTCGTGATCCCTTAACCAGCCGACCCTCTCATACATTATGGGTTTTGCAACCTTTGAAGCCCACGCGAATCACTCGTCAGGAAATAGGCCAGCAACTCACAGAAACTCTAGGTTTTGGAGCTCAGTTACTGGCCCAACATCTTGAAAAGCTTCAAACCGTTCCTTCCACCGATAGTCTTCCTCCCTTTGAAACAGTACTTTGCAGGGTTTGCGATcatgaaattcaaaattggTACTTTGAGCATCATACTGAACTTTGTCTTCTCATTCACCATGCTGAAGCACGTGCTCAAGAAGCAAATGACCTTCTTAACgaacaaagaaatgctTTACAAAGTTTGTTGGATTCTTTGGACGATCAGATAGAACCAGATGTATCATATTTGGGAGTTCCTCTCGCCGCCGTCCTTCCTTCCTCTATTACTTCCTCCGCGAAGTCGAATTCCCGGTCATCGTTGTcccaaaaaattagaaattacATTAGTAACATGCTGTTTGATGCCATAAGTTATACAGATAGTTGTTTAGCCATCCATTTACCTTTCATACCAGAATCCACTACCAGGGAAGACAATCAACCATTTAGTGAAATACGCTTATTATCACCAGCTAGTGAGGTTTTCAATGCAAAAACTCTTTCATGGTGCTTACCACATATTGATGACCCTGGGTTGCAATTGATGTTTGAAAACACGGATGccttagtaaaaaaaaagcttgaTGCCATTAATCGTCTCAGCAACATCATCTATTATTCTGAGCGTGTTCGTTGTGAAATTGAAGATCAAGTGCAGACCATTATTGAACAATCCATTCAAGTTGATGGTTATGACGAACCTCTCAGTACTACGACTCCTACACTTATTGAACCAATTCAAGAAACCCTTATGACACAATCTCCTATTATTGAATGCGAACCATTTAATACAGTTAAGCCTTCTGTTTCTCCTGAGGAAGTGCACGATATTTCACAGTTCAACCATAGGAATGATCCGCCGATTACTGCTGCTAGTGTTGATTCatccaattctttttcagtCCACCGTTCCTCTACAAATCACAGTAGTACTAATAGTGGATCTCCCAACCTAAGCCGTCGCAACAACCTTGCAATCCCCATTGCTTCTAGAAGAAAATCTGTGAGTGCAGTTAATACTTTATATGGAGTTGGTTCTTCCTATACCTCTGAAAGTTTTCCCTTTAGTAAACTTACTGTCCCAGTTGAGCGTAATTCTTTCCGTGAAACAGAGTCACCAAAACCATTTTTGAGTCGCCAGATTGGCATATCGACACTGTCATCCAACATTAGCAGTGGTAAAGGGACTCCTTCTATTCAAGATTACGAAATTATAAAGCCTATTAGTAAAGGAACCTTCGGCACTGTTTACCTTTCCCGTAAAAATACCACTGGGGAGATTTACGCCATTAAGGTCTTAAGAAAAGTTGACatgatttcaaaaaatcagGTCGCTAATGTGAAAGCTGAAAGGGCTGTGCTTATGGCGCAAGAAGAATCTGCATTTGTTGCAAAATTGTATTATGCCTTTCAAAGTAGGGATTACCTCTATCTTGTTATGGAATTCATGAATGGAGGGGATTGTGCATCCCTATTAAAATCGTTGTACACTATACCGGAATCGTGGgcaaaaatttacattGCTGAAGTTGCATTAGGTCTTGAGCATTTACATAGGCTTGGTATAATTCATCGTGACATTAAACCGGACAATATCCTTATGAGTATTACTGGACATCTGAAATTAGCGGATTTCGGCTTAAGTCAGTTAGGTTTAACTACACGGCAATTACGTTTACAAAAGggtaaaaataatattttgtCACCACCCAGCTTTCAATCTCCTACTGCGTTGGGTGATCCCGGTGATAATATTGCCAGTTCTCCCTTGATTTTACCTACCAGTGTTAGTGCTTTTTCGTATGATGAAAAATcgcaaaagcaaaaaacaGAGTTGGCTACATTTACTACGTATAAAGAGGATGATACCACTACTACTACTCGTACGAGCATAGATAGCATCTCTAGTAAATATTTAGAAAGTCCAGTTGACTCTCAGAAAGTCAATCGGACTCCTAATTTACAATCGGTTCCTTTTTTTAGACAACCTGATGCTCCTAAAAGATTCGTTGGTACTCCTGACTATTTAGCACCTGAAACTCTTCGCGGAAGTACACAGGATGATATGGTTGATTGGTGGGCTCTTGGCTGTGTGTTGTTTGAGTTTCTGTTTGGTTATCCACCTTTTCACGCAGAGACCCCGGAAAAggtatttgaaaatattttggcTAATAACATTGCATGGCCCGATTTAGAAATGTATCCTTGTTCCGAGGAAGCATTAGACTTGATTAATGGGTTTCTACAGCCAAATCCGGAGAGACGACTTGGGTTTTCGGatattaatgaaatcaaagaacatcctttttttaatgggATTAATTGGGATGACATTTTTTCACACGAGGCTCCTTTTATACCTGCACCAGAAACCCCACTTGATACTGCATATTTTGATAGTCGTGGAGCTGGGGCTGCAGAATCTAACATGAGCTCATCTGTAAATAGCGGAGAGGAAGTTTCTAAGGATAATAATGTTTCTCAGGAAAGAGGTTCACAATTCCTTCGTTCATCTCATGGTCGCAGTCGTGAGAGAAGTACGTCAGCTCGTAGAAGCCGCCGATTTAGCGAAGCTAACTCAGAGTTTGACGAGTTTGGTCCCTtttcttataaaaatttaagcGTTTTGGAAAGAGCTAATCGAAATgctattgaaaaaataagatCAGAAATAGCTGGCAAATTACATATATCCCCTCCGGATCCACACATTGGATACACCCCTGGTTCCGATATGCCTTCTGCAAAACTTTATGATCAGCAACTAACTTTAAGTCCCTCTTTAATGACAAACCAGGGctctaatttttcttccacTGATTCAACACCTAGGAAGTCCATTAACAGTTCTGATGTTGAATCTCGTTCTAAAACTGATGGCCCGAAGTCAATGCACGATTTGATTAAGCAACTGCATATGCGAAAGCATAGCTCTCATACGAATCAATCAACTGGTTCTTCTGAAAGTGATGATCTTTTTAATCTTGATCTTCCGATTTCGAATTTGGAAACTTCATATCCGTTTAAAATTGAGGAGGGTCAAGCATCTCCTTTGTCTTCTCCACTCTCAAAGACCCCtccttttttctcttcttcagTCCCCTTAAAGGCTTTGATATGTGTCAGCAAGctgaatttgttttcagAGCTGATCAAGTTACTAAAATCATACAAGTTTCAAGTATCTATTGTTACCGATGAGGACAAAATGTTAAGAACTTTAATGGCTGATGAGAAGTTTTCGATCATATTTCTGCAATTAGATTTAACTCGTGTTTCTGGTGTTTCTATATTA
- a CDS encoding uncharacterized protein (Schizosaccharomyces pombe specific protein, possible cell surface glycoprotein): MNRFFISTLLLLAQHLAPAAASCGLANEASLSANEVQDIYHDFVATSINYADLLKRNEDLNASLSTGSPVEITSTSCTTDTSASTPIITESTSSTSSASTTGSSSSPLPSTSTSCTTSTSIPPTGGSSSLSTPITPTVPPTSTSSTSIPIPPTSTSSTDTNSNPLPTTSTSCTTSTSIPPTGGSSSLSTPITPTVPPTSTSSTSIPIPPTSTSSTDTNSSPLPTTSTSCTTSTSIPTGGSSSLSTPITPTVPPTSTSSTSIPIPPTSTSSTDTNSSPLPTTSTSCTTSTSIPPTGNSTTPVTPTVPPTSTSSTSTPPPPASTSSTGTSSSPLPSTSTSCTTSTSIPPTGNSTTPVTPTVPPTSTSSTSTPPPPASTSSTGTSSSPLLSTSTSCTTSTSIPPTGNSTTPVTPTVPPTSSSTPLTTTNCTTSTSVPYTSTPVTSTPLATTNCTTSTSVPYTSTPVTSTPLTTTNCTTSTSIPYTSTPVTSTPLTTTNCTTSTSVPYTSTPVTSSNYTISSSTPVTSTPVTTTNCTTSTSVLYTSTPVTSTPLATTNCTTSTSVPYTSTPVTSSNYTISSSTPVTSTPVTTTNCTTSTSVLYTSTPITSPNSTSSSSTQVSWNSTTPITGTSTSKVTSSTSIPLTSTNRTSTTFTSSTSISTSSSSTATSSTSFASESSSFYSNVTTSSSTVSTPPPTTSFPSTFTTSFITSSSLSSIPNNSTEVKTASTSSGTEIKTASTSSGSSSSSSYTPASSTSTTTSSVSSRQSSSSSSFTPSSAISTAKSSFVLSTLSILIALYMVA; the protein is encoded by the coding sequence ATGAATCGCTTCTTTATTTCGACTCTTTTATTGCTTGCACAGCATCTTGCTCCAGCAGCAGCATCCTGCGGACTCGCAAACGAAGCTTCATTAAGTGCTAATGAGGTACAAGATATCTACCATGACTTTGTAGCAACATCCATTAATTACGCCgatcttttaaaaagaaacgaaGATCTTAATGCTTCTTTGTCCACGGGATCTCCCGTCGAAATTACATCTACTAGCTGCACAACTGATACTAGTGCCTCTACTCCCATAATTACAGAAAGTACTTCAAGTACTAGCAGTGCTTCTACGACTGGCAGTAGTAGTAGCCCTCTACCCTCAACTAGCACTAGTTGCACTACTAGTACTAGTATCCCACCTACAGGAGGTAGCTCGAGCTTGAGTACTCCTATCACTCCCACTGTTCCTCCTACTAGTACTTCCAGTACTAGCATTCCAATTCCACCTACTAGTACTTCTAGTACCGACACTAACAGTAACCCTCTACCGACAACTAGCACTAGTTGCACTACTAGTACTAGTATCCCACCTACAGGAGGTAGCTCGAGCTTGAGTACTCCTATCACTCCCACTGTTCCTCCTACTAGTACTTCCAGTACTAGCATTCCAATTCCACCTACTAGTACTTCTAGTACCGACACTAACAGTAGCCCTCTACCGACAACTAGCACTAGTTGCACTACTAGTACTAGTATCCCTACAGGAGGTAGCTCGAGCTTGAGTACTCCTATCACTCCCACTGTTCCTCCTACTAGTACTTCCAGTACTAGCATTCCAATTCCACCTACTAGTACTTCTAGTACCGACACTAACAGTAGCCCTCTACCGACAACTAGCACTAGCTGCACTACCAGTACTAGTATCCCACCTACTGGAAATAGCACTACTCCCGTTACTCCTACTGTTCCCCCAACCAGTACTTCAAGCACTAGCACTCCACCTCCTCCTGCTAGTACTTCTAGTACCGGCACCAGCAGCAGCCCTCTACCCTCAACTAGCACTAGCTGCACTACCAGTACTAGCATCCCACCTACTGGAAATAGCACTACTCCCGTTACTCCTACTGTTCCCCCAACCAGTACTTCAAGCACTAGCACTCCACCTCCTCCTGCTAGTACTTCTAGTACCGGCACCAGCAGTAGCCCTCTTCTCTCAACTAGCACTAGCTGCACTACCAGTACTAGCATCCCACCTACTGGAAATAGCACTACTCCGGTTACTCCTACTGTTCCTCCAACCAGCAGTAGCACTCCTCTCACAACTACGAATTGTACTACCAGTACTAGTGTCCCTTATACCAGTACTCCTGTCACTAGCACCCCTCTCGCAACTACGAATTGTACTACCAGTACTAGTGTCCCTTATACCAGTACTCCTGTCACTAGCACCCCTCTCACAACTACGAATTGTACTACCAGTACTAGTATCCCTTATACCAGTACTCCTGTCACTAGCACCCCTCTCACAACTACGAATTGTACTACCAGTACTAGTGTCCCTTATACCAGTACTCCTGTTACCAGTTCGAACTATACTATTAGCTCCAGTACTCCTGTCACTAGCACTCCTGTCACAACTACGAATTGTACTACCAGTACTAGTGTCCTTTATACCAGTACTCCTGTCACTAGCACCCCTCTCGCAACTACGAATTGTACTACCAGTACTAGTGTCCCTTATACCAGTACTCCTGTTACCAGTTCGAACTATACTATTAGCTCCAGTACTCCTGTCACTAGCACTCCTGTCACAACTACGAATTGTACTACCAGTACTAGTGTCCTTTATACCAGTACTCCTATCACCAGTCCGAACTCTACATCTAGTTCTTCCACTCAAGTTAGTTGGAACAGCACTACACCCATCACAGGAACTTCCACTTCTAAAGTTACTAGCAGTACCTCGATTCCTTTGACGTCGACCAACCGTACCTCTACTACTTTTACTTCTTCAACCAGTATTAGTACATCTAGTAGTTCTACTGCCACTTCGTCTACCAGTTTTGCTAGCGAAAGTTCTTCATTCTATAGTAACGTTACTACTTCGAGTTCTACGGTTAGTACTCCGCCCCCAACTACTTCTTTCCCTAGTACGTTTACCACCTCGTTTATTACTAGCTCTTCGCTTAGTAGCATACCTAATAACTCTACCGAAGTTAAGACAGCTTCCACTTCTAGTGGCACTGAAATTAAAACGGCTTCCACTTCTAGCGGTAGCAGCTCGAGCTCGAGCTATACTCCTGCTTCGTCTACTTCTACTACTACTAGCAGTGTCAGTTCAAGGCAATCGTCAAGCAGCTCTTCATTCACTCCTTCTTCTGCCATTTCTACCGCAAAAAGCTCTTTCGTATTGAGTACGTTGTCAATTCTTATTGCGCTTTATATGGTCGCTTAG
- the pfl2 gene encoding protein Pfl2 — MKFFTASTLFLLAAQSLNSGVSASLSDPANTPTILADDIVHGYTPATYLSSVPTLLKRATTSYNYNTSSASSSSLTSSSAASSSLTSSSSLASSSTNSTTSASPTSSSLTSSSATSSSLASSSTTSSSLASSSITSSSLASSSITSSSLASSSTTSSSLASSSTNSTTSATPTSSATSSSLSSTAASNSATSSSLASSSLNSTTSATATSSSLSSTAASNSATSSSLASSSLNSTTSATATSSSISSTVSSSTPLTSSNSTTAATSASATSSSAQYNTSSLLPSSTPSSTPLSSANSTTATSASSTPLTSVNSTTTTSASSTPLSSVSSANSTTATSTSSTPLSSVNSTTATSASSTPLTSVNSTTATSASSTPLTSVNSTSATSASSTPLTSANSTTSTSVSSTAPSYNTSSVLPTSSVSSTPLSSANSTTATSASSTPLSSVNSTTATSASSTPLSSVNSTTATSASSTPLTSVNSTTATSASSTPLTSVNSTSATSASSTPLTSANSTTSTSVSSTAPSYNTSSVLPTSSVSSTPLSSANSTTATSASSTPLTSVNSTTATSASSTPFGNSTITSSASGSTGEFTNTNSGNGDVSGSVTTPTSTPLSNSTVAPTSTFTSSGFNTTSGLPTSSASTPLSNSTVAPTSTFTSSGFNTTSGLPTSSASTPSSNSSIVPTSTFTSSGFNTTSGLPTSSASTPLSNSTVAPTSTFTSSGFNTTSGLPTSSVSTPLSNSSAYPSSGSSTFSRLSSTLTSSIIPTETFGSTSGSATGTRPTGSSSQGSVVPTTSTGSSVTSTGTGTTTGVTEVTETSTFETTEIITSTIEPTTASGTGGGNPTAAPTNEPTVTTGTETTEGTATYTEPTTFTSTFSFTTTIIGGTTTIIPVNPGNPSSSVSAPPTTSFTPGPGGSGYPSYSNTTQGMNTTSIWNSSNSTIVSNVTATITGNVTITTGDLTTIDPTTFTSTYLSSGFQTVSNTTATSGSDDDVKTASTSSSTSYTSSSSSSSSTTSAASSKASVSMGLNGLMIAAVILLVA; from the coding sequence ATGAAGTTTTTCACTGCTTCCactctctttcttttggcTGCTCAGTCCCTTAATTCGGGTGTCTCGGCGTCTTTGAGCGATCCCGCTAATACTCCAACTATTTTGGCGGATGATATAGTCCACGGTTATACCCCTGCCACTTATCTTTCTTCGGTGCCTACTCTCCTTAAGAGAGCTACCACCAGTTACAACTACAACACCAGCAGTGCTTCTAGCTCTTCTTTGACCTCAAGCTCTGCTGCTAGCTCCTCCTTGACTTCTAGTTCTTCTTTGGCTTCAAGCTCTACAAACTCTACTACTTCAGCTTCCCCAACTAGCTCGTCCTTGACTTCTAGCTCTGCTACTAGCTCTTCTTTGGCTTCTAGTTCTACTACTAGCTCCTCTTTGGCTTCTAGTTCTATTACTAGCTCCTCTTTGGCTTCTAGTTCTATTACTAGCTCCTCTTTGGCTTCCAGTTCTACTACTAGCTCCTCTTTGGCTTCTAGCTCTACAAACTCTACTACTTCCGCTACCCCTACTAGCTCTGCTACTAGCTCCAGCCTGTCCTCGACCGCTGCTTCCAACTCTGCTACTAGCTCTAGTTTGGCTTCTAGTTCTTTGAACTCGACTACCTCTGCTACCGCTACTAGCTCCAGCCTGTCCTCGACCGCTGCTTCCAACTCTGCTACTAGCTCCAGTTTGGCTTCTAGTTCTTTGAACTCGACTACCTCTGCTACCGCTACTAGCTCAAGCATAAGTTCAACCGTCTCCAGCTCTACTCCTTTGACTTCGTCGAACAGTACTACTGCGGCCACTAGCGCTTCTGCAACTTCCAGCTCCGCCCAGTACAACACCAGTTCACTTTTGCCTAGTAGCACTCCTAGCTCTACTCCTTTGAGCAGCGCCAACAGCACTACTGCCACTTCTGCTAGTTCCACTCCTTTGACCAGTGTCAACAGTACCACTACCACTTCTGCTAGCTCTACCCCTTTGAGCAGCGTGAGCAGTGCCAACAGCACTACTGCCACCTCTACTAGCTCTACTCCTCTGAGTAGCGTTAACAGCACTACTGCCACCTCTGCTAGCTCTACTCCTTTGACCAGTGTCAACAGTACCACTGCCACTTCTGCTAGTTCTACTCCTTTGACTAGTGTCAATAGCACCTCCGCCACTTCTGCTAGTTCCACTCCTTTGACCAGCGCCAACAGTACCACTAGCACTTCTGTTAGTTCCACTGCCCCCAGCTACAACACCAGCTCAGTTTTGCCTACTAGCTCAGTTAGCTCCACTCCTTTGAGCAGTGCCAATAGCACTACTGCCACCTCTGCTAGCTCTACTCCTCTGAGCAGCGTTAACAGCACTACTGCCACCTCTGCTAGCTCTACTCCTCTGAGCAGCGTTAACAGCACTACTGCCACCTCTGCTAGCTCTACTCCTTTGACCAGTGTCAACAGTACCACTGCCACTTCTGCTAGTTCTACTCCTTTGACTAGTGTCAATAGCACCTCCGCCACTTCTGCTAGTTCCACTCCTTTGACCAGCGCCAACAGTACCACTAGCACTTCTGTTAGTTCCACTGCCCCCAGCTACAACACCAGCTCAGTTTTGCCTACTAGCTCAGTTAGCTCCACTCCTTTGAGCAGTGCCAATAGCACTACTGCCACCTCTGCTAGCTCTACTCCTTTGACCAGTGTCAACAGTACCACTGCCACTTCTGCTAGTTCCACTCCCTTCGGTAACTCTACCATCACCTCTTCTGCTTCTGGCTCAACTGGTGAATTTACCAACACGAATAGTGGAAATGGGGATGTTAGTGGAAGTGTCACCACTCCTACCTCTACTCCATTGAGCAACTCCACCGTTGCTCCCACTAGCACCTTCACTTCATCAGGTTTCAACACTACTTCCGGCTTGCCAACTAGCAGTGCTTCCACTCCATTGAGCAACTCCACCGTTGCTCCTACTAGCACCTTCACTTCCTCTGGTTTCAACACTACTTCCGGCTTGCCTACTAGCAGTGCTTCCACTCCTTCAAGTAACTCTAGTATTGTACCCACTAGCACCTTCACTTCATCAGGTTTCAACACTACTTCCGGCTTGCCAACTAGCAGTGCTTCCACTCCTTTGAGCAACTCCACCGTTGCTCCTACTAGCACCTTCACTTCCTCTGGTTTCAATACTACATCCGGCTTACCCACTAGCAGTGTTTCCACTCCTTTGAGCAATTCTAGCGCTTATCCTTCAAGTGGATCTTCTACCTTTAGCAGATTGAGCTCTACTTTGACTAGCAGCATCATCCCTACTGAAACCTTTGGTTCTACTTCTGGTTCTGCAACCGGTACTCGTCCCACTGGAAGTTCCTCTCAGGGCAGTGTCGTTCCTACCACTAGTACTGGAAGCTCCGTTACTTCCACCGGTACTGGAACCACGACTGGTGTTACCGAAGTTACTGAAACTTCGACATTTGAAACTACTGAGATTATAACTTCTACCATTGAACCCACCACTGCAAGTGGAACTGGCGGCGGTAACCCAACAGCTGCTCCTACCAACGAACCAACCGTTACTACCGGAACTGAAACGACCGAGGGTACTGCTACTTACACTGAGCCTACCACATTCACCAGTACCTTCTCCTTCACTACTACCATAATCGGCGGTACTACCACCATCATCCCTGTTAACCCAGGTAACCCAAGTAGCAGTGTTAGCGCTCCTCCTACTACTAGCTTTACCCCAGGTCCAGGTGGCTCAGGATATCCTAGTTATAGCAACACTACTCAAGGTATGAACACCACTTCTATCTGGAACAGTAGCAACTCCACCATTGTATCGAATGTTACCGCTACCATTACTGGCAACGTAACAATTACCACCGGTGACCTTACTACTATCGATCCCACCACCTTCACATCTACGTACTTGAGCTCTGGTTTCCAAACTGTCAGCAACACTACCGCCACATCTGGTTCTGATGACGATGTAAAGACTGCTTCTACTTCAAGCAGCACTTCTTACACTTCTAGCTCCTCATCCAGCTCTAGTACGACGTCGGCCGCCTCCTCAAAAGCCAGCGTATCAATGGGATTGAATGGATTGATGATTGCCGCGGTAATTTTGTTGGTTGCTTAA